A stretch of the Veillonella parvula DSM 2008 genome encodes the following:
- the recQ gene encoding DNA helicase RecQ, with amino-acid sequence MEQQVGGKQDVSRQHQVVTKQQALRMLETYFGYTSFRPAQEAPIASLLRNEDVIGIMPTGAGKSICFQIPALCKAGLTIVFSPLISLMKDQVDGLLVQNIPAALINSTLTQSEFNKTMYEVRSGKIKLLYIAPERLSSNFFCNVLRALPIAQVIVDEAHCISEWGHDFRPSYRLIGEWLNSLPKRPIVGAFTATATKYVENDIKKLLGLDKANVYVTGFDRPNLSFSVIRTPKRMDYVVHYVRQHANENGIIYCATRKDVDRVYENLTRAGIKVGHYHGGLNDEVRREMQNAYADDKLQVMVATNAFGMGIDKSNVRYVLHYQMPRNMESYYQEAGRAGRDGAPAECILLYSGQDVQVHKYLIEQSIETPERQNVELRKLQSMIDYCFCSNCLRKYMLNYFGESTIWTTCDNCSSCKGSADKVNVTKEAKAIFRAIMGTDERYGASMITSIVRGERTDRITRAGHDALPVFGLLSNVDEKSIKGLIQQFVASGYLRSSTGKYPVLSLTAGAEEVLAGRKEVEEIRQHVSVPSRTSKSAGSVVRGKSSSTSGGLFEHLRQHRKRLAEKAGLRPYLIFPDTVLIDLANLRPTTLGEFGNVKGVGEAKLKKYGLTFLQVIAEYKG; translated from the coding sequence ATGGAACAACAGGTAGGCGGAAAACAAGATGTATCTAGACAACATCAAGTTGTGACGAAACAACAAGCATTGCGCATGTTGGAGACCTACTTTGGGTATACCTCCTTTAGACCAGCTCAAGAGGCTCCTATTGCATCCTTGTTGCGGAATGAAGATGTAATTGGAATCATGCCGACAGGGGCTGGGAAGTCTATCTGTTTCCAGATACCTGCGCTCTGTAAGGCGGGCTTGACTATTGTGTTTTCTCCTCTCATTTCTCTTATGAAAGACCAAGTGGATGGTCTCTTGGTGCAGAATATACCAGCAGCGCTCATCAATAGTACACTTACACAATCTGAGTTTAATAAGACCATGTACGAAGTACGTAGTGGTAAGATTAAACTCTTATATATTGCACCAGAGCGGTTGAGCTCTAATTTTTTCTGTAATGTACTGCGAGCGTTACCGATTGCTCAAGTCATTGTGGACGAGGCTCATTGTATCTCTGAGTGGGGTCATGATTTTAGACCGTCTTATCGCCTTATCGGTGAGTGGCTCAATTCATTGCCAAAGAGACCTATCGTGGGGGCTTTCACAGCGACGGCGACGAAATATGTAGAAAACGATATAAAAAAATTATTAGGCCTAGATAAGGCTAATGTATACGTGACGGGTTTTGATCGGCCTAATTTATCCTTCTCTGTTATCCGCACACCAAAGCGGATGGATTACGTTGTTCATTATGTGCGTCAGCACGCCAATGAAAATGGCATTATCTACTGTGCAACGCGCAAGGATGTAGATCGTGTGTATGAAAATTTAACCCGTGCGGGCATCAAGGTGGGACATTACCACGGAGGACTCAACGATGAGGTGCGCCGTGAAATGCAGAATGCCTACGCAGACGATAAATTGCAGGTTATGGTGGCGACGAATGCCTTTGGTATGGGTATTGATAAAAGCAATGTACGCTATGTACTACATTATCAAATGCCGCGTAATATGGAGTCCTATTATCAGGAGGCAGGACGAGCTGGCCGTGATGGGGCACCTGCTGAATGTATCTTGCTTTATAGTGGGCAGGATGTACAGGTTCATAAGTATTTGATTGAACAGTCTATCGAAACGCCGGAACGACAGAATGTGGAGCTACGTAAATTACAGTCCATGATTGATTACTGTTTCTGTAGTAATTGCTTGCGTAAATATATGCTTAATTACTTTGGTGAAAGCACCATTTGGACAACCTGTGATAATTGTAGCTCTTGTAAGGGCTCTGCTGATAAGGTCAATGTTACGAAAGAAGCAAAGGCTATTTTCCGTGCCATCATGGGCACCGATGAGCGATATGGGGCATCAATGATAACCTCTATTGTTCGCGGGGAGCGAACGGATCGTATTACGCGTGCAGGCCATGATGCTTTACCTGTTTTTGGTTTACTGAGCAATGTAGATGAAAAGTCAATTAAAGGGCTTATCCAACAGTTTGTAGCATCTGGATACTTACGTAGCTCTACAGGTAAATATCCTGTATTATCCTTAACGGCTGGTGCAGAGGAAGTGTTAGCCGGTCGCAAAGAGGTGGAGGAAATTAGACAACATGTATCTGTGCCTTCTCGCACTAGTAAGTCTGCTGGCTCAGTGGTGCGAGGAAAATCCAGCTCTACATCGGGCGGTTTATTTGAACATTTACGTCAACATCGCAAACGCTTGGCAGAAAAAGCGGGTCTTAGACCGTATCTTATCTTCCCTGATACAGTACTCATAGATTTGGCAAATTTACGACCTACAACATTAGGTGAGTTTGGCAATGTTAAAGGCGTAGGGGAAGCAAAGTTGAAAAAATATGGACTTACCTTTTTACAGGTCATTGCAGAATATAAGGGATGA
- a CDS encoding thymidylate synthase — translation MSLADTQYLGIIENILDHGIYGQNRTGIATYKLPQQIMQFDLQEEFPILTTKFVAFKTAVKELLWIWQMQSNDVRKLQEMNVHVWDEWMREDGTIGKAYGYQIAKYKQLDKLIKTIKEDPDSRRMIVTLWNIEDLDDMALQPCAYETLWDVGDGYLNCMLIQRSGDMGLGVPFNTAQYAALQCMIAQVTGLKPGKFTHVINNAHIYENHVDALREQLARRNQALPAPKIIVNPEVKDFYDFTPEDITLDGYEHLGKLSMTVAV, via the coding sequence ATGAGCTTAGCAGATACACAATACCTCGGTATTATTGAAAATATTTTAGATCATGGCATTTATGGTCAAAATCGCACAGGCATTGCAACGTACAAATTGCCTCAACAAATTATGCAATTTGACTTGCAAGAGGAATTTCCAATTTTAACCACTAAATTTGTAGCTTTCAAAACAGCTGTAAAAGAATTATTGTGGATTTGGCAAATGCAGTCCAATGACGTGCGCAAATTACAAGAAATGAATGTGCACGTATGGGATGAGTGGATGCGTGAAGATGGTACTATCGGTAAGGCCTATGGATACCAAATTGCGAAGTATAAGCAATTAGACAAGCTCATCAAAACGATTAAAGAAGATCCTGATAGCCGCCGAATGATAGTAACCCTTTGGAATATTGAAGATTTAGATGATATGGCGTTGCAACCATGTGCGTATGAAACCTTATGGGATGTAGGGGATGGTTACTTGAACTGCATGCTCATCCAACGCAGTGGCGACATGGGGCTTGGCGTTCCGTTTAACACGGCTCAATATGCGGCATTACAATGTATGATTGCTCAAGTAACAGGTTTAAAGCCAGGTAAATTTACACATGTCATCAACAATGCCCACATCTATGAAAATCACGTAGATGCATTGCGTGAGCAATTAGCACGTCGCAATCAAGCGTTGCCTGCTCCAAAAATTATCGTGAATCCTGAGGTAAAAGACTTCTATGACTTCACACCAGAGGACATTACCTTAGATGGATATGAACATTTAGGTAAATTATCCATGACTGTTGCTGTATAG